A DNA window from Mus caroli chromosome 8, CAROLI_EIJ_v1.1, whole genome shotgun sequence contains the following coding sequences:
- the Cdt1 gene encoding DNA replication factor Cdt1, with product MAQSRVTDFYACRRPGLTTPRAKSICLTPSPGGLVAPAFTRSSSRKRARPPAEPGSDQPVPPAPPARRRLRLPGLDSCPSSPPEPSSPAEPSPPADPGSPVCPSPVKRTKSTIVSVDQQRNKVPSEDSSISELQTCLRRARKLGAQARALRARVQENAVEPSTPDAKVPTEQPCVEKAPAYQRFHALAQPGLPGLVLPYKYQVLAEMFRSMDTIVSMLHNRSETVTFAKVKQGVQEMMRKRFEERNVGQIKTVYPTSYRFRQECNVPTFKDSIKRSDYQLTIEPLLGQEAGGATQLTATCLLQRRQVFRQNLVERVKEQHKAFLASLNPPMAVPEDQLTRWHPRFNVDEVPDIEPAELPQPPVTEKLTTAQEVLARARSLMTPKMEKALSNLAMRSAEPGSPGTSTPPLPATPPATPPAASPSALKGVSQALLERIRAKEVQKQLARMTRCPEQELRLQRLERLPELARVLRSVFVSERKPALTMEVVCARMVDSCQTTLSPGEMEKHLLLLAELLPDWLSLHRIRSDTYVKLDKAADLAGLAARLAHHVHAEGL from the exons ATGGCGCAAAGTCGTGTTACCGATTTCTATGCGTGCCGTCGCCCAGGCCTTACGACTCCGCGGGCCAAGTCGATCTGTCTCACCCCGAGCCCTGGTGGCCTCGTGGCTCCTGCGTTCACCCGGAGCAGCAGCCGCAAGCGCGCCCGGCCCCCAGCCGAACCCGGGAGTGACCAGCCCGTGCCGCCCGCGCCACCCGCGCGCCGGAGGCTACGGCTGCCTGGATTG GACTCCTGCCCCAGTTCTCCGCCTGAACCCAGTTCCCCAGCTGAGCCCAGCCCTCCAGCTGACCCAGGCTCCCCCGTTTGCCCATCCCCTGTCAAGCGAACAAAGAGTACCATTGTTTCTGTCGATCAACAGCGGAACAAG GTCCCCTCAGAGGACTCCTCCatctctgagctccagacctGTCTGAGGCGGGCACGGAAGTTGGGAGCCCAGGCACGGGCCCTGAGAGCCCGAGTCCAAGAGAATGCTGTGGAGCCTAGTACCCCAGATGCCAAGGTGCCCACAGAGCAACCATG TGTCGAGAAAGCTCCTGCCTACCAGCGCTTCCATGCCCTGGCCCAGCCTGGTCTCCCAGGCCTTGTCCTACCGTACAAGTATCAGGTGCTGGCTGAGATGTTCCGCAGCATGGACACCATTGTGAGCATGCTTCACAATCGCTCTGAAACTGTGACCTTTGCCAAAGTCAAGCAAGGTGTTCAGGAGATGATGCGCAA gCGCTTTGAAGAGCGCAATGTGGGCCAGATCAAAACCGTGTATCCTACGTCGTATCGCTTCCGCCAGGAGTGCAATGTCCCCACCTTCAAGGACAGCATCAAAAGATCCGATTACCAGCTCACCATCGAGCCCTTGCTGGGCCAGG aggctggCGGTGCCACCCAGCTCACAGCCACGTGCCTCCTGCAGCGCCGGCAAGTCTTCCGGCAGAACCTGGTGGAACGTGTCAAGGAACAGCACAAG GCCTTCCTGGCTTCACTGAACCCCCCCATGGCGGTGCCGGAAGACCAGCTGACCCGCTGGCACCCACGCTTCAATGTGGATGAGGTGCCTGACATTGAGCCAGCTGAACTGCCCCAGCCTCCTGTCACGGAGAAGCTCACCACTGCCCAGGAAGTGCTGGCCCGTGCCCGGAGCTTGATGACGCCCAAG ATGGAGAAGGCCCTGAGCAACCTGGCCATGCGCTCGGCTGAGCCCGGTAGCCCTGGGACCTCTACTCCACCACTCCCGGCCACTCCACCAGCCACCCCACCTGCTGCCTCTCCGAGCGCCCTGAAGGGTGTGTCCCAAGCACTGCTGGAGCGG ATAAGGGCCAAGGAGGTCCAGAAGCAGCTGGCAAGGATGACACGGTGCCCTGAGCAGGAGCTTCGCCTGCAGCGGTTAGAGCGTCTGCCAGAGCTGGCCCGCGTGCTGCGCAGTGTCTTCGTGTCTGAGCGGAAGCCGGCACTCACTATGGAGGTGGTCTGTGCAAGGATGGTGGACAGTTGCCAAACTACTCTGAGCCCAG GGGAGATGGAGAAACACCTTTTGCTCCTGGCCGAGTTGCTGCCGGATTGGCTCAGCCTGCATCGCATCCGCTCGGATACCTACGTCAAGCTGGACAAGGCTGCTGACCTGGCTGGCCTCGCTGCGAGGCTGGCCCATCACGTCCACGCCGAGGGGCTGTGA